A genome region from Lactobacillus sp. ESL0791 includes the following:
- a CDS encoding DUF3021 family protein, translating into MKRILSEAIYGIGFGAFAYLMLLLFKTPATFPSQKNILTVIVMSALIGMLSEILQTDNFPIVRLLLHFGLTLLIVLAATAYEGKLVLALHSVIFWLIFITIYVFVWIVLILMSYLRVKKINETLAKRNHKKQN; encoded by the coding sequence ATGAAACGAATATTATCGGAAGCAATTTATGGGATTGGCTTTGGCGCATTTGCATATTTGATGCTCCTATTGTTTAAAACGCCCGCAACTTTTCCCAGTCAAAAAAATATTCTGACAGTTATTGTAATGAGCGCGTTAATCGGTATGCTGTCGGAAATTCTGCAAACTGACAACTTCCCTATTGTTAGGCTGCTACTACACTTTGGCCTTACTTTATTAATTGTCCTTGCCGCCACCGCTTATGAAGGCAAACTGGTGCTGGCCCTGCATTCAGTTATCTTCTGGCTTATTTTCATTACTATTTATGTTTTTGTCTGGATCGTCCTGATACTGATGAGTTATCTCCGAGTTAAAAAAATCAACGAAACTTTAGCTAAAAGAAACCACAAGAAACAAAACTAG